A stretch of DNA from Saccharomycodes ludwigii strain NBRC 1722 chromosome I, whole genome shotgun sequence:
TTATTCATGGTATATGTGAACTTGTATTCCCTTTGCCAGTTCCCTCACTTACCATATAAATGACGCTTTTGAATATATTGTTATACATAGGTTTTAAATATGTTCCTATATTGctattttcattaacatTTGTAgtttcattattaatatacaTTACTGTTACCTTTTCAGCAAAGGTAAACCTTACTCCGACTCCTTCAAAATTACCACCAATAAACCTGAAAAgggataataataataataataataataataataataataataataataataataataatgatagtagaaaaaattttgataaGTACTTAGCAAAAGAATATCCAGATGtttcaaaagaaattttgGAATTGATAGATCAAGTTATAAAACTATATATTACACCATGGTTTCAATCCATTAATGATCAGGAAGATTGTGCATTTCTGCAAGAATTAAGAATAACATTTCAGGAAGCTATTGGGAATATTACTTCTAAGCTcgaaaatgataattttgCTGCTAACTTATTTGCTAAAGCCCTAGCTATATTACAAAAACATTGTTCAACATACTCACGTATAAGAGTTGAAAGTTTGGCTCATAACAATACACAGCAAACGGATTTGGAAATAGCTTTACTTTTcaataaacaatttaaattaCATAAGGCAATCTCTTTAGGTACCTCAGGCGCTGAATTTGATAAACAAATACAATCGCACTTGAGAGAATTGGTCAGTTCTTTAATTTTGCCTGAATTTCTAGTTTcgaaaaaagatttaagCTCACCGATTGTCTCTTCATTGACACGAGAGATTTTAACATGTACCATTTTACAACCCTTAGTTAATAAGTTATCAGAACCAAATTTTTGGAATGGTAAAATTGTAGAAATATCTGAACAAATTTTGAAGGAACAAAAGCAAGTTCAGAGTATTAGAAAGGCTTTATCCAAAGAAGTTACTGACTCCATGGTTAATATGACCAAAACGTTATCCACAGATCAAAAATATCCAGTTTTTAGTGGTGAGAGTAAAAATGCTTCATTAACTTCAATCATTTTATTAAGTAACTATTTAGATGGCTTAAAAATAGACACATCAGGTACTGAATTTGAATCTATTTTGCAGAAATCGAATTCAATTTCTAATACATATCTTTTgaaataccaaaaaaacGTGTTGCTTGATAAGATATTGGAATTACAATCAACCTCATATaaatatgataaaaaaatagccaAAGTTTATAGGAAAAGGTTagaattgttattaaacttgatacaaaaaaaaatatcacccAATTGCAATAATCGTATTatttacaacaacaacaacaacaataataataataataataataataataataataataataatttccaTATTTGTACAATggctttattaaaagattttgaaaaaaacatcAAGACTATGAACTTCtccaatattttgaataatagATCTTATTTAACGTGTTACGAACTTTTTCTTGAAAGATGTCAACCTGATTTGTTGATATTGATGCAATTTTGGAAAGATGTAGAGGAAATAAAGGATCCACTAGAAACAGCCCAACTAAATAGAGACTTGGTTATTAACATCGAAAGTGATAAGGATGATGTGAAGGACATTTTCCGGAAATACTCAAAAAAGTTGACAAAGTGGTTTGAGCATGATTTAGATTATGAAAATATCCTAGATTACGTTAACAGTGGCAGAGGCACGTATAGTAATTCGAGAcagtcattattattattacaagaAGATGCCTTTAGAATATTGGAAAGTGGTAGttttaatcattttttacattcaaaagaatttttttatttgttatcaCATATCGATGTTCCAAATGAAGAGCAACAAGGCGTTACtagcaataatattttaaggGATACGTTTGATACGGTACAAATTATAACCAATGGTAATTTGACCAAGGCTCTAggtgatattttaaatgaatCTGAAAAGGTAAAAGCTTCGGAGCAACTGGATGAGAATGAATTTAAAGAATTGTTTGGTGATGATAAAAGTAATGGTTCCTTATTCAAAGATGATGAGGATAGTAGTCATATTGGCAGTAGTAATAAGCAAATTAAACATAAACCTAATTTATTTGAGGAGGATGAACAAGAACCTCACAAGATAGTAAATGATGATGGAGCCACGAGTGATGATATTCGTCATGAAAATGATACTGGTTATGAAGATGACTACGCAGTGGATGAGTATAATGAACAAGACATCACCTCACTAACAATGACTATAACTGAATTAGAAAAACAACTTGGAATTTTATcacatttaattttaaaggCTGAATTGACCAATAATCAAATTGAACTTCATATTTTGCGCAAATCtgaaagaaatattaaaagagaaTTAGAATACAAAAAAGTCTTAAAAATGACACTAACTCAAAGAGAtatgtttttgtttaataacaccaaaatttttattccGAGTTATTTTACCTCAAGAGATGTCACTTATTACAATATTTCAGTGGAGTATGTTGATATCAATGCGCAAGTGCGTTGCTGGCAAACAATTAAGAGATTCAGTGAGTTTGTCAGGTTGAACAATTATTTAAGAGAAATTTATGGTTCGTTTTTTaagaatattaaatttCCAGCAAAGATAGAATTAAacttcaataaaaataacctAGTTGAACAAAGAAAGACGAAACTTGAAATTTACCTAAATCACCTGTTAAGTGTTCCCCAAATTTGTCAGGACCCAATTTTCATAGATTTTGTCTCTGGAAGAAGTAACAgaggtaataataatggtactaATTACGATGAATATGAGTATGAAGCTGCACCCAGCATGGGCATTAGTTCTTCCGATATTGAGAGTTCTATTATAACTACGAGCAGCAACAGTAGCACTGGTACTAGCGGCAACAATGCAAATGATGTGATAATTACTAGGACAATCAAAGTACAGGATTCGTTTGTTAAATCACTAACAGATCTTTTTGCTACTGTTTTTGAAATAGAAAAGGGAACTTCGATTAGAGGCCGTGCTATTATAGTTATCTTGCAGCAATTGCTGGGAGGaactattgaaaaatacatTAAAGATACCATCAAAAAAGTGACTTCCAGTGACAAAATATCGTATtctttaaaacttttaaggGTTTATCTAACTGAAAACGCCCAAAAGAACGATAATGGATCTGAGCCtgatgctttttttttgaaaaagaaaagcttAATATCTTTCCAAAAGTTAATGATAGAAACATGTCTAAAAGGTGTTGGGATTAAACGGTCGAGGCGTGGTGCTATATTATTACATGAAATGTTGCAAAATAGATGGTTAAATTACAGTttgatattatatatactaGACTTGGTGGTACaagaattatttatataataatacctctatcatttttcaattaaacAATCATTTAAACTATAtagatttttattatttttgttctcTTTAGAGTTTTTCCGTATCGCAGTTTTGTTGATGGCCAGTAagtcttttattattttgtccTTATTGATGGCATTTTGATATTTAGCTCTTTCACTTATATTCATTTTGGAGActcttaattttttaacgGTTTTTTTGGAAGCTATATATGCAGGATCCTCGTTCAATGGTTTCCCCATATTTTCAAACGGTTGCAGACTTGCGTcatcaattttaaattgtgATTTGTCGAATAATGTATTTGGTAATACTTCAAATAGTGTACGCACTTTATCAATTAGCGATATTTGCTGTTTTGTATTACACATGGAATTAGTCAAAATGTCCATGTGATTAAAAACCCGGTGACTGTTTTTATCTTCACGGTCAGTACGAGGATGGTCCTCAGAAGATATATTATAAGTATATCCAGTTTTTTGctcattttcttcaaaatcCACAGATACTTTCAGTTGTTGAATAACTAAACGCTTGAATAGACAATCCAGCCTgttcaatattttattaacaatGGGCAAAGGAATGTCCAAACTATCTAAATCCAGGTCGATATTTCTATTATGTTTCTCGCATAGTTGTTTGCTCCATATGCTACTTAATTCAATTAGAAGCATTTGCATACGGTTATTGTCTATATAGGGACTGATGCTGTTGTCACAATACACTTCATTTGTTTTGGGATTTATATCAGTGTTTTCATTGGGCCATAAAGTCCATGCATGTTTAATATTGCAATTGATAAATCTATCAATCAAAACATTGTGTTTGTAATCAGTACCGTTTGCcaattttaacaatttttttaaaagaaaagtagAATACAGATGAGTGGCTAAATCTTGTCTATGTTGAATTtctaaatatttcaaaatatcattatacTGCCTGATTTcgttcattttttttttttttttttttttttttttttttttttctctacTTGTTTGTTTGTGTATTTACAAGATGTTAGAAAGTAGTGAGAGAAAAGCAGTTTAGTAGCTTATTTAttcacaattttttttcacaattttttttttttttttttttttttatttttcgcCTCGGGTTTTCAGTTCTGTCCGAGCACCAATTGTCCggttattatattttacgGATATGTTTTCATTTCAATTATAGATTGACTTTTTCGTAGCGAGAAAACtttgacaaaaaaaaaaaaaaaaaaaaaaatcattacAAAAATCATTACAATTACTTTGaacattttttgttctttttttcactttttagtttttaatCTTGTCGTTTTGCTATTACTTGTTGCTCCGTTAATTATTAACCAACTTATTGAACCTGGCACAATACAcaggaaaaattaaaaaaaaaaaaaaaaaaaaaaaagaacaaaatatGTCTTTAGATAATTATGAAGATATAGACAACATGGAAATGTCTTTAGAAGAATTCGGTTCACCTTCTACAACGGCAAACCCTCCATCTTCTGTTTCCAACGCCAAAAAAGCTAATAGTGCCAAGGTTAAACAGTTTTCAGTAATATACCCAtgttattttgataaaaatagatcGTTAAAACAAGGAAGAAGAGTTCCATTGGAGCTTTCAATAGAAAATCCATTGGCACAAAGCATAGCAGAAGTATGTCTACAATTACGTTatgaaatattatttaatccTAAAAAACAGCATCCACAGGACTGGGGTAATTCTGGTTGTgtgttaataaataatattgccAAGAAAGAAAGTAAAAAGCAAATATTTGCTAAAATTGGTTTAAAGTTGACCCAAATGGAACCTACTTCTCTAGAAACTATTAAAATACACCATAAGTACGCATATGGAAATTCTCAAGGTATACCTGAAATTGATGCTAAAAAATTgccaaaaacaaaatggaGTACACATGATATAGTTCCTATTGATAGTGTATTGACTTTAGCTGGCAATCCAATGACTAAAGACATTTATACTGCTAAAGATCCATCGGCAGGAACAGTTTCAGAAAATCCAAAAGCAATTGAAAACGGGTTAAGCAAAAATATgcaaaagaaattaaagaaaaataaatataaattagtCAGAAgatagattttttttttttttttgtttttgtttttttcttttggtgtatatttatatatatatgagtaaatacaaatattgatataaaaagaaaagaattatgctatatattaaaaggcaaattcaataataataataataataataataataataataataataataatagtaatagtaatagtaatagtagtagtgatagtgatagtaatagtagtaaAATGAAACAGATAAGGATATAATATCAAACGCCATAAAGTTCTCTATATTGTTCTAGTTTAGTTTTCTCAGCACCAGTCAATTTTCCatctaaatatttaattatatcatttaaattCACAATGCTTAAGACAGGAATACTGTATTTCTTGCTAACATGTTGAACAGCACTTTCTCTGGTAGATTCGTTTACGATTTCTTGTCTATCCAAGGCAATAATACACCCAACAACCTGTCCATTATTTTCGGCTATGATTTGGAAAGCTTCATTAATAGCAGTACCGGCAGTCATCACATCATCAATgattaaaacttttttaccGCTCAAGCTGGCACCAACTATGTTACCACCTTCTCCGTGGTCTTTCTTCTCCTTTCGGTTGAAACTATAggcaattttttcaaacttaGTTCCGCCGATTTCAGCCAATTTGGCACATACAATAGCAGCCAAAGGAATACCTTTATATGCAGGGCCAAATATAATATCGAATTTAATATCCGATTGAATAATTGCAATAGCATAAGCAGTAGCCAGATTGCTTAGTAATTTGCCGGTGTTCAATAAACCCAAGTTGAAAAAGTATGG
This window harbors:
- the MDM1 gene encoding Mdm1p (similar to Saccharomyces cerevisiae YML104C | MDM1 | Mitochondrial Distribution and Morphology), which produces MTLLNILLYIGFKYVPILLFSLTFVVSLLIYITVTFSAKVNLTPTPSKLPPINLKRDNNNNNNNNNNNNNNNNNNDSRKNFDKYLAKEYPDVSKEILELIDQVIKLYITPWFQSINDQEDCAFLQELRITFQEAIGNITSKLENDNFAANLFAKALAILQKHCSTYSRIRVESLAHNNTQQTDLEIALLFNKQFKLHKAISLGTSGAEFDKQIQSHLRELVSSLILPEFLVSKKDLSSPIVSSLTREILTCTILQPLVNKLSEPNFWNGKIVEISEQILKEQKQVQSIRKALSKEVTDSMVNMTKTLSTDQKYPVFSGESKNASLTSIILLSNYLDGLKIDTSGTEFESILQKSNSISNTYLLKYQKNVLLDKILELQSTSYKYDKKIAKVYRKRLELLLNLIQKKISPNCNNRIIYNNNNNNNNNNNNNNNNNNNFHICTMALLKDFEKNIKTMNFSNILNNRSYLTCYELFLERCQPDLLILMQFWKDVEEIKDPLETAQLNRDLVINIESDKDDVKDIFRKYSKKLTKWFEHDLDYENILDYVNSGRGTYSNSRQSLLLLQEDAFRILESGSFNHFLHSKEFFYLLSHIDVPNEEQQGVTSNNILRDTFDTVQIITNGNLTKALGDILNESEKVKASEQLDENEFKELFGDDKSNGSLFKDDEDSSHIGSSNKQIKHKPNLFEEDEQEPHKIVNDDGATSDDIRHENDTGYEDDYAVDEYNEQDITSLTMTITELEKQLGILSHLILKAELTNNQIELHILRKSERNIKRELEYKKVLKMTLTQRDMFLFNNTKIFIPSYFTSRDVTYYNISVEYVDINAQVRCWQTIKRFSEFVRLNNYLREIYGSFFKNIKFPAKIELNFNKNNLVEQRKTKLEIYLNHLLSVPQICQDPIFIDFVSGRSNRGNNNGTNYDEYEYEAAPSMGISSSDIESSIITTSSNSSTGTSGNNANDVIITRTIKVQDSFVKSLTDLFATVFEIEKGTSIRGRAIIVILQQLLGGTIEKYIKDTIKKVTSSDKISYSLKLLRVYLTENAQKNDNGSEPDAFFLKKKSLISFQKLMIETCLKGVGIKRSRRGAILLHEMLQNRWLNYSLILYILDLVVQELFI
- the RRN9 gene encoding Rrn9p (similar to Saccharomyces cerevisiae YMR270C | RRN9 | Regulation of RNA polymerase I) — protein: MNEIRQYNDILKYLEIQHRQDLATHLYSTFLLKKLLKLANGTDYKHNVLIDRFINCNIKHAWTLWPNENTDINPKTNEVYCDNSISPYIDNNRMQMLLIELSSIWSKQLCEKHNRNIDLDLDSLDIPLPIVNKILNRLDCLFKRLVIQQLKVSVDFEENEQKTGYTYNISSEDHPRTDREDKNSHRVFNHMDILTNSMCNTKQQISLIDKVRTLFEVLPNTLFDKSQFKIDDASLQPFENMGKPLNEDPAYIASKKTVKKLRVSKMNISERAKYQNAINKDKIIKDLLAINKTAIRKNSKENKNNKNLYSLNDCLIEK
- the SEC65 gene encoding RNA-binding signal recognition particle subunit SEC65 (similar to Saccharomyces cerevisiae YML105C | SEC65 | SECretory), with translation MSLDNYEDIDNMEMSLEEFGSPSTTANPPSSVSNAKKANSAKVKQFSVIYPCYFDKNRSLKQGRRVPLELSIENPLAQSIAEVCLQLRYEILFNPKKQHPQDWGNSGCVLINNIAKKESKKQIFAKIGLKLTQMEPTSLETIKIHHKYAYGNSQGIPEIDAKKLPKTKWSTHDIVPIDSVLTLAGNPMTKDIYTAKDPSAGTVSENPKAIENGLSKNMQKKLKKNKYKLVRR
- the URA5 gene encoding orotate phosphoribosyltransferase URA5 (similar to Saccharomyces cerevisiae YML106W | URA5 | URAcil requiring (paralog of YMR271C | URA10)), with the translated sequence MVTGLEDYQKNFLDLAIESNALRFVKNDGDEFILKSGRKSPYFFNLGLLNTGKLLSNLATAYAIAIIQSDIKFDIIFGPAYKGIPLAAIVCAKLAEIGGTKFEKIAYSFNRKEKKDHGEGGNIVGASLSGKKVLIIDDVMTAGTAINEAFQIIAENNGQVVGCIIALDRQEIVNESTRESAVQHVSKKYSIPVLSIVNLNDIIKYLDGKLTGAEKTKLEQYRELYGV